TGGATAATCAGTATACAAATAACTTTCAGAATATATCTCCTCCCCTGTGGGGAGGTAGGGAGGGGCTTTTAATCAAAGTCTGCGGCTTACGCGAACCCAAAAACATTTTGGAGGTAGCTCGATTAGAGCCGGATATGATGGGATTTATATTTTATCATAACTCTCCTCGATTTGCGAAACATTTGGACGTGAATGTACTGCATCAGATTCCCAAACACATTAAAAAAGTGGGCGTTTTTGTAAATGAGGATTTGGAAAATATCCTGACATACATTGAAAAGTATAAGTTAGATGCCGTCCAACTTCACGGCGCTGAAAATTACACACTGTGTAAAAAACTGAAAGACGAATCTAAAGTGATGATTATCAAAGTATTTTCTGTAATGAGCGCTGATAATTTCAAAGTAACCAAAGAGTACGAACCTGTTAGCGACTACTTCCTTTTCGATACAAAAACCGATGTTTATGGTGGTTCCGGACAAAAGTTTAACTGGAATATTTTAAATGAATACAAAGGGAACAAAGAATTTATTTTAAGCGGCGGCATTTCACTAAGCGATGTTAAACCTATTTGCAAAATATTCCATCCCAAGCTGATTGGAGTAGATTTGAATAGTAAATTTGAAATTAAACCGGGACTAAAAGATGTGGAAAAACTTCGAATGTTTATTCATGAATTTAGAAATACACCCAAAAACAGAATTGTTGAACAGAATTAATTCACTATTCTAATTTCCTTGGAAAAAAGAGACAAAAAGATTTTTACACTCTTGAATTTACAAAGTAGAAAATAAAAAAATGAACAGAATCAATCAATTATTTCAAAATAAAAACAAAAATATACTTTCTATTTATATTACAGCCGGTTTTCCTAATCTAAACGACACCGTTTTCACCATTGAAATACTTCAAAAAAACGGAGTAGATTTGGTAGAAATCGGTATTCCGTTTTCAGATCCAATGGCAGATGGTGTTGTAATTCAGCAAAGTAGTCAAACTGCTTTGAAAAACGGTATGAGTATCCGGAAACTTTTCAGCCAGCTGACAAGTATTCGAGAAAAAATCCATATTCCGCTGGTAATGATGGGTTATTTGAATCCCGTGATGCAATTTGGTTTCGAAGAATTTTGTAAAGAGTGTAAACGTGTAGATGTGGACGGAATGATTATTCCCGATTTGCCTATGGCAGATTATTTATCGGATTATAAACCGATTGCCGATAAATACGGTTTGAAATTTATTTTTCTTATCACACCTGAAACCTCCGAAGAACGCATCCGTGAAATTGACAACAACACCGATGGTTTTATTTATATGGTTTCATCGGCATCGGTTACGGGAGTTCAAAACTCATTTGAAAAACAAATTGCTTATTTTCAGCGAATTAATTCAATGAAATTGAAAAATCCACGTTTGGTGGGTTTTGGCATTTCCAACAAAGAAACGAAAGAAACCGCATTTCAATATGCATCCGGAGCCATTATAGGCAGCGCTTTTATTAAAACTCAAACCGAAACCGAAAGCGCCAAAGAAGCTATCAATTTGTTGATGAGCAGATTAAACAACTAAATATCAGAAAATTCTTCCATGTCGTTAAGAGAAAAAGATTATATAATGAAACTCTTGGAGCAGTTTTATTTAGCTCTCAACAAATTTCTATACGGTGAAACGGAGGAAAAAATTGATTTTTTAGCGTTTGAAGAAAAGTTTTATTCCGGATATTTAGAAAACACCTCGCATTTTTTTCTTACTTCCTCTCCCGATGAAATTATCGATTATATTCGACGGAAATTCCCGGAAAAAGAGTTTGTCGTTCGACTGGAAATTGCATGTGAATTAATGTTTCAAAACCTTGAAAACAACAATAAAAATCGAAAAGATTCACTCCCTGAAAAACTTTTAGAGTTGTATAATCGTTTGGATAGCTATACAAAAACCTATTCTATAGAAAGAGAATACAAACTAAAATACTATGGATTGAAAATCCATAGGTTTAATATGCGAATGAAATTCGCCAATAACTCTATAAAGTATGAATATCTTTTATAATATCATCATCA
The genomic region above belongs to uncultured Paludibacter sp. and contains:
- the trpF gene encoding N-(5'-phosphoribosyl)anthranilate isomerase, coding for MDNQYTNNFQNISPPLWGGREGLLIKVCGLREPKNILEVARLEPDMMGFIFYHNSPRFAKHLDVNVLHQIPKHIKKVGVFVNEDLENILTYIEKYKLDAVQLHGAENYTLCKKLKDESKVMIIKVFSVMSADNFKVTKEYEPVSDYFLFDTKTDVYGGSGQKFNWNILNEYKGNKEFILSGGISLSDVKPICKIFHPKLIGVDLNSKFEIKPGLKDVEKLRMFIHEFRNTPKNRIVEQN
- the trpA gene encoding Tryptophan synthase alpha chain translates to MNRINQLFQNKNKNILSIYITAGFPNLNDTVFTIEILQKNGVDLVEIGIPFSDPMADGVVIQQSSQTALKNGMSIRKLFSQLTSIREKIHIPLVMMGYLNPVMQFGFEEFCKECKRVDVDGMIIPDLPMADYLSDYKPIADKYGLKFIFLITPETSEERIREIDNNTDGFIYMVSSASVTGVQNSFEKQIAYFQRINSMKLKNPRLVGFGISNKETKETAFQYASGAIIGSAFIKTQTETESAKEAINLLMSRLNN
- a CDS encoding hypothetical protein (Evidence 5 : Unknown function), translating into MSLREKDYIMKLLEQFYLALNKFLYGETEEKIDFLAFEEKFYSGYLENTSHFFLTSSPDEIIDYIRRKFPEKEFVVRLEIACELMFQNLENNNKNRKDSLPEKLLELYNRLDSYTKTYSIEREYKLKYYGLKIHRFNMRMKFANNSIKYEYLL